The proteins below are encoded in one region of Diceros bicornis minor isolate mBicDic1 chromosome 14, mDicBic1.mat.cur, whole genome shotgun sequence:
- the MDC1 gene encoding mediator of DNA damage checkpoint protein 1 isoform X2 has product MIMEDTQAIDWEAEEEEETERPSESLGCNLAPVGRLHIFSSAYGPEKDFPLYLGKNVVGRMPDCSVALPFPSISKQHAVIEILAQDKAPVLRDCGSLNGTQILRPPKVLSPGVSHRLRDQELILFADLPCQYHRLDVPLPFVSRGPLTVEETPRVQGGAHPQGLLLAEDSEEEVDPLSERHVVKEPRTTSSSLATVVPESDEEGPSLAPGGPGPPFAFNLDSDTDEEESQQPAAGEPSSAAMRGAIAETEQPKATTTEIQLEKDQCSVKERDNDTKVKRDARNGVVPAGVILERSQSAEEDSDTDVDDESRSPGRPAEVHLERAQPWGFIESDTDVEEEGIPATPAVVPMKKRQIFHGDDAKSPGAPGLAHLQESPAGSDTDVEEGEALLTVPLERSQAPMVIDSNTDDEEEVSAALTLARLKESRALTWNRGTAMEEDKAQPVMLLERSQTSAERDSDTDVEEEELPVEKRGIVPKDHTDGAHSEKSQPPLGDSDREMEEDKSSPAVHLERSQASATLDVNTQVKEEVPPGPDVTLLEKHQVPVAWTNQTDVEAEGGPAKLPMVRLEEVQPPPVGDCEVTSLRASAVTDVRKSQLLTGGDTGTECTVAVLKQERALEAGAQGGSPVALVEQGLLPVSRENLTDLVVDTGTPGEPIQPQREGAQTPTEGEREPHVDGAKDSGDDRDDSEDLDLQATQCFVAREGQSLAALQSMEDEPTQAFLLTLPQEPGPSHCSFQAEGALDELWEVLATQPYCPRESESSETQPVAAHLEAHGSCLSPPRATPGEQHPESPVHAEPLGIQGREMQTVEKDMGTPRETAERVTPERGPLERATKKLPLEGERENVIGEEELTRGIQDSEQKQVLARDTQRQDSDEKVTSPERNMESLKVEIETPEEIQEKEREKQTLAREIFEREAEKLVPERVCEAGGLEVKVSKVILERGPQGGEPERGSQDQKGKASSPTPEPAVGAGGLQGLAAATVASGSQSGGGRGVPVSPRRQERGHLNCEMPPAEKASRGDQESPDAFLPPAVPEASVPLQNPLTSQSRKQNGSQGTPEIPSTELEPLHSKPKVSPQGSSRLTPSPVSSIAPESHPTTPTDQPVSPEPTSRATRSRTRRSSEMTPAPVVPTAPELQSSTSKDQPVTPKLTSRTRGRTHRSSVKTPEPVVPTAPELQPSTSKEQPVTPEPTSRGRTHRSSVKAPEPVVPTAPELQPSTSKDQSIIPTPTSRATRGRTHRSSVKTPEPVVPIAPELQPPTPTDQPVTVELTSRATRGRTHRSSVKTPEPIVPTAPELQPSTPTDQPVTIELTSQARTHRSSVKIPEQVVPTAPEFQPPTPTDQPVTVELTSRATRSRTHKVSVKTPEPIVPTAPELQPPTSKDQSGIFTSTSRATRGRTHRSSVKTPEPIVPTTPELQPSTSKDQSVTTEPTSGATQGRTHRSSVKTPKPIVPTASELQPSTPTDQPVTPKPTSRATRGRTHRFAVKTSEPTVPTAPELQPSTPTDQPVASKPTSQGRTHRSSVKTPEPIVPTAPELQPSTPRDQPVTPEPTTPATRGRTHRSSVKTPQPIEPTAPDLEPPSPTDQPVTPKAIAQSGQSRTLRSSTIRAMPVPTTPEFQSPVPTDQPIPPEPIPQASRTRRPRATRKHGSLTAPIVHEPCSAPPEPNSRKQRQRIVRAAESLRTIPEPAFAQLPEAPTHASQIQKVEAAGTSGFTPEPQPKASQSRKRPLATLDLSPLQKRLPRGKVPQKTAFLKEEQEDPTERPGKKVRRGLGP; this is encoded by the exons ATG ATTATGGAGGACACTCAGGCTATTGACTGGGAGgctgaagaagaggaggagacagagagaccCAGTGAATCCTTGGGGTGTAACTTGGCGCCCGTAGGGCGACTGCATATCTTCAGTAGTGCCTATGGACCAGAAAAAG ATTTCCCACTCTACCTCGGGAAGAATGTGGTAGGCCGAATGCCTGATTGCTCTGTGGCCCTGCCTTTTCCATCCATCTCCAAACAACATGCAGTGATTGAAATCCTGGCCCAGGACAAGGCACCTGTCCTCCGGGATTGTGGGAGCCTCAATGGGACTCAAATCCTGAGGCCTCCTAAGGTCCTAAGCCCTGGAGTGAGTCATCGTCTGAGAGACCAGGAGTTGATTCTCTTTGCTGACTTGCCCTGCCAGTACCATCGCCTGGATGTCCCCCTGCCTTTTGTCTCCCGGGGCCCTCTAACTGTAGAGGAGACACCCAGGGTACAGGGAGGAGCTCATCCCCAGGGGCTCCTGTTGGCTGAGGACTCAGAGGAGGAAGTAG ATCCTCTTTCTGAAAGGCATGTGGTGAAAGAACCAAGGACTACATCTTCCTCTTTGGCAACAGTAGTTCCGGAGAG TGATGAAGAGGGGCCTTCCCTAGCCCCGGGTGGCCCTGGGCCACCTTTTGCCTTCAACTTGGACAGTGACACAGATGAGGAAGAAAGTCAGCAACCAGCAGCAGGGGAGCCCTCCTCAGCTGCCATGAGAGGTGCCATTGCAGAGACAGAACAGCCTAAAGCAACCACAACTGAAATCCAACTTGAAAAGGATCAGTGTTCAGTGAAGGAAAGGGACAATGACACAAAAGTCAAGAGGGATGCAAGGAATGGGGTAGTTCCAGCTGGGGTGATTCTGGAGAGGAGCCAATCTGCTGAGGAGGACAGTGACACAGACGTGGATGATGAGAGCAGATCTCCAGGAAGGCCAGCTGAGGTCCATTTGGAAAGGGCCCAGCCTTGGGGCTTCATAGAGAGTGATACCGATGTGGAAGAAGAGGGGATCCCCGCTACCCCAGCTGTAGTTCCTATGAAGAAGAGGCAAATCTTCCATGGAGATGATGCAAAGAGTCCTGGGGCACCTGGCTTGGCACATCTGCAGGAGAGCCCAGCTGGTAGTGATACAGATGTGGAGGAGGGTGAGGCCCTACTAACGGTCCCTCTGGAGAGAAGCCAAGCCCCCATGGTGATCGACAGCAATACAGATGACGAGGAAGAAGTCTCAGCAGCACTCACTTTGGCACGTCTGAAAGAGAGCCGAGCTCTTACCTGGAACAGAGGTACAGCTATGGAAGAGGACAAAGCCCAACCTGTCATGCTTCTGGAGCGAAGCCAAACCTCTGccgagagagacagtgacaccgATGTGGAGGAAGAGGAGCTCCCAGTGGAAAAGAGAGGAATTGTCCCCAAGGATCACACAGATGGGGCACATTCAGAAAAGAGCCAACCTCCTCTTGGGGACAGTGAtagagagatggaggaagataAGAGCTCACCTGCAGTCCACCTGGAGAGAAGCCAAGCCTCTGCCACACTGGATGTCAACACACAAGTGAAGGAGGAAGTCCCACCAGGGCCAGATGTTACACTTCTGGAGAAGCATCAGGTACCTGTGGCATGGACAAATCAAACAGATGTGGAAGCAGAAGGGGGCCCAGCAAAGCTGCCTATGGTGCGTCTAGAGGAAGTCCAGCCTCCTCCAGTTGGGGACTGTGAGGTCACATCCTTAAGAGCCTCAGCAGTGACAGATGTAAGAAAGAGCCAGCTTCTCACAGGAGGGGATACTGGGACAGAGTGTACTGTGGCTGTTCTTAAGCAGGAGAGAGCTCTTGAGGCGGGGGCCCAGGGTGGGTCACCTGTGGCATTAGTGGAGCAGGGCCTTCTCCCTGTCTCAAGGGAGAACCTAACAGATCTGGTGGTGGACACAGGCACTCCAGGAGAACCCATTCAGCCACAGAGAGAGGGAGCCCAGACGCCcacagaaggggagagagaaccACATGTGGATGGGGCCAAGGACTCTGGAGATGACCGTGATG ATTCTGAAGATTTAGACCTGCAAGCTACCCAGTGTTTTGTGGCGAGAGAGGGTCAGAGCCTGGCAG CACTCCAGAGCATGGAGGATGAACCCACCCAGGCCTTCCTGTTAACTCTACCCCAAGAGCCTGGCCCTTCCCATTGCAGCTTCCAGGCCGAAG GTGCCCTGGATGAGCTATGGGAGGTCTTGGCTACACAGCCATACTGTCCAAGAGAGTCTGAGTCCTCTGAGACCCAGCCCGTTGCTGCCCACCTTGAGGCCCATGGATCTTGCCTCTCTCCACCTAGGGCAACACCAGGAGAACAGCATCCAGAGAGCCCAGTTCATGCAGAGCCACTggggattcaaggcagagagatgCAAACTGTGGAGAAAGACATGGGTACACCAAGAGAAACAGCAGAGAGGGTGACCCCTGAGAGAGGGCCATTGGAGAGGGCAACCAAGAAACTGCCActagaaggggagagagaaaatgtgataGGAGAGGAAGAATTAACCAGAGGGATACAGGACAGTGAACAAAAGCAGGTGTTAGCTAGAGACACTCAGAGACAAGATTCTGACGAAAAGGTGACAAGTCCCGAAAGGAATATGGAGAGTTTGAAGGTAGAAATTGAGACACCCGAGGAAatacaagagaaagagagagaaaagcagactCTTGCAAGAGAAATAtttgagagagaagcagagaaactAGTACCAGAGAGAGTGTGTGAGGCAGGTGGGTTAGAAGTCAAGGTATCCAAAGTGATACTAGAGAGAGGCCCTCAAGGAGGGGAGCCGGAGAGAGGGAGCCAGGACCAGAAAGGGAAGGCCTCCAGTCCAACACCAGAGCCtgcggtgggggcggggggccTTCAGGGACTTGCTGCAGCCACGGTAGCTTCTGGGAGCCAATCAGGTGGAGGAAGGGGAGTCCCAGTGAGccccaggaggcaggagagag GCCACTTGAATTGCGAGATGCCACCTGCTGAGAAGGCTTCCAGG gGTGATCAGGAATCCCCAGATGCTTTTCTGCCTCCTGCGGTGCCTGAAGCCTCGGTCCCACTCCAAAACCCCCTCACCTCTCAGAGCCGAAAGCAAAATGGGAGTCAGGGAACCCCAGAGATTCCTTCCACAGAGCTGGAGCCTCTCCACTCAAAACCCAAAGTCAGTCCCCAGGGGTCCTCCAGGTTGACACCCTCTCCAGTTTCTTCTATAGCCCCTGAGTCCCACCCTACCACCCCAACAGACCAGCCTGTCAGCCCTGAGCCCACATCTCGGGCCACTCGGAGCAGAACACGTAGGTCTTCTGAAATGACCCCTGCACCAGTTGTCCCCACAGCGCCGGAGCTGCAATCTTCCACCTCCAAAGACCAGCCTGTCACCCCTAAGCTCACATCTCGGACTCGGGGCAGGACACATAGGTCCTCTGTCAAGACCCCTGAACCAGTTGTCCCCACAGCTCCTGAGCTCCAGCCTTCCACCTCTAAAGAACAGCCTGTCACCCCTGAGCCCACATCTCGGGGCAGGACACATAGATCTTCTGTCAAGGCCCCTGAGCCAGTTGTCCCCACAGCTCCTGAGCTGCAACCTTCCACCTCCAAAGACCAATCTATTATCCCCACACCTACATCTCGGGCCACTCGGGGCAGGACACATAGGTCCTCTGTCAAGACCCCTGAACCAGTTGTCCCCATAGCCCCTGAGCTCCAGCCTCCTACCCCCACAGACCAACCTGTCACCGTTGAGCTCACATCTCGGGCCACTCGGGGCAGGACGCATAGATCCTCTGTCAAGACCCCTGAACCAATTGTCCCCACAGCCCCTGAGCTCCAGCCTTCTACCCCCACAGACCAACCTGTCACAATTGAGCTCACATCTCAGGCCAGAACACATAGGTCCTCTGTCAAGATCCCTGAACAAGTTGTCCCCACAGCCCCTGAGTTCCAGCCTCCTACCCCCACAGACCAACCTGTCACAGTTGAGCTCACATCTCGGGCCACTCGGAGCAGAACACATAAGGTCTCTGTCAAGACTCCTGAACCAATTGTCCCCACAGCCCCTGAGCTCCAGCCTCCAACCTCCAAAGACCAGTCTGGCATCTTCACATCCACATCTCGGGCCACTCGAGGAAGGACACATAGGTCTTCTGTCAAGACCCCTGAACCAATTGTCCCCACAACCCCTGAACTCCAGCCTTCCACCTCCAAAGACCAGTCTGTCACCACTGAGCCCACATCTGGGGCCACTCAAGGCAGGACACATAGGTCTTCTGTCAAGACCCCCAAACCAATTGTTCCCACAGCCTCAGAGCTCCAGCCTTCCACCCCTACAGACCAACCTGTTACCCCCAAACCCACATCCCGGGCCACTCGGGGCAGAACACATAGATTTGCTGTCAAGACTTCCGAACCAACTGTCCCCACAGCCCCAGAGCTCCAACCTTCCACCCCCACAGACCAACCTGTCGCCTCCAAACCCACATCTCAGGGCAGGACACATAGGTCTTCTGTCAAGACCCCCGAACCAATTGTCCCCACAGCCCCTGAGCTCCAGCCTTCCACCCCCAGAGACCAACCTGTTACCCCTGAGCCCACAACTCCAGCCACTCGGGGCAGGACACATAGGTCCTCTGTCAAGACCCCCCAACCAATTGAACCCACAGCCCCTGACCTTGAACCTCCCTCCCCCACAGACCAGCCTGTCACCCCCAAAGCCATAGCTCAGAGTGGTCAGAGCAGGACACTAAGGTCTTCTACAATAAGGGCTATGCCGGTTCCTACCACTCCTGAATTCCAGTCTCCTGTCCCCACAGACCAACCTATTCCCCCTGAGCCCATCCCTCAAGCCAGTCGCACCAGGAGGCCAAGGGCCACTAGGAAGCATGGGTCTCTTACAGCTCCCATTGTCCATGAACCCTGCTCTGCACCCCCGGAACCTAACTCAAGGAAACAAAGACAAAGAATAGTGAGAGCAGCTGAGTCCCTTAGAACCATTCCTGAGCCTGCCTTTGCCCAGCTTCCTGAGGCACCCACGCATGCTTCCCAGATCCAAAAGGTAGAGGCAGCAGGTACATCTGGGTTCACTCCAGAGCCCCAGCCTAAGGCCTCTCAAAGCCGCAAGAGACCTTTAGCTACCCTAGACTTATCCCCACTTCAAAAACGGCTCCCAAGAGGGAAGGTCCCCCAGAAGACAGCATTCCTCAAGGAAGAGCAAGAAGATCCCACAGAGAGGCCAGGGAAGAAGGTGAGGAGAGGGCTGGGGCCATGA